In one window of Acidimicrobiales bacterium DNA:
- a CDS encoding Rrf2 family transcriptional regulator gives MKVSTRGDYASRALLSLALHGDGQTPRSVREIADKTGLPQPYLEQILLALKGAGLVRSKRGVGGGYVLARQPSLILLSQIVAAVDGPIVAGDFSDPHTDGACDHEGQCVLLSIWASAGSHMRSYLDSFTLETIATMARGEASWPDA, from the coding sequence GTGAAGGTCTCGACGCGGGGTGATTACGCCAGCCGCGCACTGTTGTCCCTCGCCCTCCACGGCGACGGCCAGACTCCCCGATCGGTCCGCGAGATCGCCGACAAGACCGGGCTTCCCCAGCCCTACCTGGAACAGATCCTGCTGGCCCTGAAGGGCGCCGGCCTGGTCCGGTCCAAGCGGGGCGTCGGCGGGGGCTACGTCCTGGCACGCCAACCGTCGCTGATCCTGCTCTCCCAGATCGTGGCCGCCGTGGACGGACCCATAGTGGCCGGCGACTTCAGCGATCCCCACACCGACGGGGCCTGCGACCACGAGGGCCAGTGCGTCCTGCTCTCCATCTGGGCGAGCGCCGGGAGCCACATGCGCAGCTACCTGGACTCGTTCACCCTCGAGACCATCGCCACCATGGCCCGCGGTGAGGCCTCCTGGCCTGACGCCTAG